A DNA window from Synergistaceae bacterium contains the following coding sequences:
- the typA gene encoding translational GTPase TypA has product MQDSSKIRNIAIIAHIDHGKTTLIDGIFKAARLFRDNQVVEERVMDAGTIERERGITIKAKHCTVEWGGYKINIVDTPGHADFSGEVERVLSMVDSVLLLVDANEGPMPQTRYVLMRALKLGLKPIVIVNKVDRPNADPDGALDKTFDLFIELGATEEQCDFSVLYGSGLQGWFVDDLNKDIDNTKVGMDDLFKTIIEKVPAPNAEMDKPFLMQVCTLSWSEYLGRIGCGRILQGTLRKGDKLLRTHTRWTDYDQTNWEIVSTDLATCTHLYVTNGLDRTETDAVGAGDIVWFTGPDNIDLGDTISAPEISDKVIPPLDIEEPTVSMLFLVNTSPFAGQDGNAITLRQLKTRIERETKTDPALRMEDIGRPDGIKVSGRGELHLGILIEEIRREGSEICVSRPEVIVQHDANGRLLEPMEDLIIDVPEEYQGIVIQKLAQRKGELKNMQNGGTGVLRLEFRIPTRGLIGYRGEFLTDTRGLGILASRFVGYGPWVGDINSRSRGSLVSMDSGTTTSYALDNLQERGTLFIKPGEAVYNGQVVGEASRNKDIPCNPSKRKQQTNHRSATKDMITVLDVPRTMTIDTALEWISDDELVEVTPLNVRIRKMILNADERKKSRMRAGITEEED; this is encoded by the coding sequence ATGCAGGATTCATCAAAGATAAGAAATATTGCAATAATCGCCCACATCGACCACGGAAAGACTACGCTGATAGATGGCATATTCAAAGCGGCGCGCCTTTTCAGGGACAACCAGGTCGTTGAAGAACGCGTCATGGACGCCGGAACTATAGAGCGTGAGCGCGGCATAACTATCAAAGCGAAACACTGTACCGTCGAATGGGGCGGCTATAAAATAAATATCGTTGACACTCCGGGGCATGCCGATTTTTCTGGTGAAGTGGAGAGGGTCCTCTCCATGGTCGATTCGGTGCTGCTTCTTGTTGATGCGAACGAAGGCCCTATGCCGCAGACGCGCTACGTTCTGATGCGCGCGCTCAAACTTGGCCTCAAGCCTATTGTAATAGTCAACAAAGTCGATCGTCCGAATGCCGACCCAGACGGCGCACTTGACAAGACATTCGATCTCTTTATAGAGCTTGGTGCGACGGAGGAGCAGTGCGACTTCTCTGTGCTTTATGGTTCCGGGCTTCAGGGCTGGTTTGTGGATGACCTTAACAAGGATATCGATAATACTAAGGTCGGAATGGACGATCTCTTCAAAACAATAATAGAAAAAGTGCCGGCACCAAATGCCGAGATGGACAAACCCTTCCTTATGCAGGTCTGTACGCTTTCATGGAGTGAATATCTTGGGCGCATAGGCTGCGGAAGGATACTTCAGGGCACACTGCGCAAGGGGGATAAACTGCTGCGCACCCATACAAGATGGACAGACTATGACCAGACAAACTGGGAGATCGTCTCCACCGACCTGGCCACATGCACGCACCTCTATGTCACTAATGGCCTTGACCGTACTGAGACAGATGCAGTCGGAGCAGGTGACATCGTGTGGTTCACAGGGCCGGACAACATAGATCTGGGCGATACCATAAGTGCTCCTGAGATTTCGGATAAGGTCATCCCTCCGCTTGATATAGAAGAACCGACGGTATCTATGTTATTTCTTGTCAACACGAGTCCTTTTGCAGGCCAGGATGGTAACGCTATTACCCTGCGTCAGCTGAAGACACGGATAGAACGCGAAACGAAGACGGATCCGGCACTCCGTATGGAGGACATAGGACGCCCTGACGGTATAAAGGTTTCTGGCCGCGGGGAGCTCCATCTCGGCATACTCATAGAAGAGATACGACGCGAGGGTTCGGAGATATGCGTATCAAGGCCTGAGGTCATCGTACAGCACGATGCAAACGGCAGATTGCTCGAACCGATGGAAGACCTCATAATAGATGTTCCGGAGGAATATCAGGGGATAGTCATACAGAAACTGGCACAGCGCAAGGGTGAGCTTAAAAACATGCAGAACGGAGGGACCGGTGTCCTTCGACTTGAATTCAGGATACCGACTCGCGGACTTATCGGTTACAGAGGAGAATTTCTCACCGACACGCGCGGGCTTGGCATACTTGCCTCTCGTTTCGTAGGTTATGGGCCGTGGGTCGGAGATATAAACTCGCGCAGCCGTGGCTCACTTGTCAGCATGGACAGTGGCACAACTACTTCATATGCCCTCGATAACCTCCAGGAGCGCGGCACACTGTTCATCAAGCCAGGCGAGGCAGTCTATAACGGTCAGGTAGTAGGCGAAGCCTCCCGAAACAAGGATATACCGTGCAACCCGAGTAAGCGTAAACAGCAGACGAACCACCGTTCTGCAACAAAAGACATGATAACTGTTCTCGACGTGCCAAGGACGATGACGATCGACACGGCTCTTGAGTGGATAAGCGATGATGAGCTTGTTGAAGTAACTCCTCTCAATGTACGTATACGCAAAATGATACTTAACGCTGATGAACGCAAGAAATCGCGTATGAGAGCCGGTATTACAGAAGAAGAGGATTAA
- a CDS encoding helix-turn-helix transcriptional regulator gives MLKNSLKCHPLLVPFVPVVELLGAMLGRDYEIVLHDVSGGEPVIVAIANGELTGRDMDAPMTDFGKILMTSPKAADIDFIANYPSEAENGRAMRSGVSLIRDENRRLIGFLCINYDMTRGSILKDMGDFLMETKPLSFDAVKAERFGGVKDGHLFMEKARQKFGKPLIYLSSEERKQCIRYMEEIGFFKLKGSVESLAKEMKKSRYTIYADLRSVIRDK, from the coding sequence ATGTTGAAGAACTCTCTGAAGTGCCACCCCCTTCTTGTGCCCTTTGTGCCTGTCGTTGAGCTTCTTGGCGCGATGCTGGGCAGGGACTATGAAATAGTACTCCACGACGTATCAGGCGGGGAACCAGTTATTGTGGCTATTGCTAACGGTGAACTCACTGGAAGGGATATGGACGCTCCTATGACTGACTTCGGCAAAATTCTTATGACGAGCCCCAAGGCTGCGGATATTGATTTTATTGCTAACTATCCGTCTGAAGCAGAAAACGGGCGCGCTATGCGTTCAGGGGTTTCTCTGATACGTGACGAAAACAGAAGGCTTATAGGTTTTTTATGTATTAACTATGATATGACCAGGGGCAGTATCCTTAAAGATATGGGAGATTTTCTGATGGAGACAAAACCGCTCTCATTTGACGCTGTCAAGGCGGAACGGTTCGGCGGTGTGAAAGACGGTCATTTGTTTATGGAAAAGGCCCGTCAGAAATTCGGCAAGCCATTGATCTACCTGAGCAGCGAAGAGCGTAAACAGTGCATAAGATACATGGAGGAAATAGGTTTCTTTAAATTAAAAGGATCGGTCGAGAGCCTCGCTAAAGAGATGAAGAAAAGCCGCTACACAATTTATGCCGACCTACGTTCTGTCATAAGAGATAAATAA
- a CDS encoding ATP-binding protein: MLQGLMPFRDFEKDKVFACITGLIKNVGHIDEERISDAASVYCDCIATMAATAEIYGLSGNIWQSWLATLFAGCEVPFALAQERRAQLDGTLRQLVMEDLDELHFYLHYDLNQLDQELGVSAFRRFGDYKPLAIDGEVFDRASGAIVQVFADAIRKAPYAGGLYRELTRFYMEHGVGQFALNKAFRWDGHSGKIVPVTHTENISLAGLVGYETQKKILTDNTLAFLDGRPANNVLLYGESGTGKSSSVKALLNEFAPSGLRMVEVYKHQVEDLDAIVDIIKVRNYKFIIFMDDLSFEKFEIEYKYLKSFIEGGLEKRPNNVLIYATSNRRHLMRESWSDRDDKYDDMHESETMQERMSLVDRFGLMIRYFSPGQEEYLNIVRMLAKEYSIDAEWEDLEHGAIQWELKHGGFSGRSARQFIEFLAGKK, translated from the coding sequence ATGCTTCAGGGGCTTATGCCGTTCCGCGATTTTGAAAAGGACAAGGTCTTTGCCTGCATTACCGGCCTTATCAAAAACGTCGGACATATAGATGAAGAGAGGATATCCGACGCGGCTTCAGTATACTGTGACTGTATAGCGACAATGGCCGCAACTGCTGAAATATACGGTCTTAGCGGGAACATCTGGCAGTCCTGGCTTGCAACTCTTTTTGCGGGATGCGAGGTCCCTTTCGCCCTAGCGCAGGAGCGTAGGGCTCAGCTTGATGGGACACTGAGGCAGCTTGTGATGGAAGACCTTGACGAACTGCATTTTTATCTGCACTATGACTTGAATCAGCTTGATCAGGAGCTTGGGGTTTCGGCATTCAGACGCTTCGGTGACTATAAGCCACTGGCTATAGACGGAGAAGTATTCGATAGGGCATCCGGAGCAATTGTGCAGGTTTTTGCTGACGCTATAAGAAAAGCGCCCTATGCCGGAGGCCTTTACAGGGAACTGACCAGATTCTATATGGAACATGGCGTCGGGCAATTCGCTCTTAACAAGGCATTCAGATGGGACGGACACTCCGGTAAGATTGTCCCAGTGACACATACCGAAAATATATCCCTCGCAGGTCTTGTCGGATATGAGACACAAAAGAAAATTTTAACTGATAACACTCTGGCATTCCTTGACGGACGTCCCGCGAACAATGTTCTCCTTTATGGAGAGAGCGGCACGGGGAAGTCATCATCGGTCAAGGCCCTGCTTAATGAATTTGCTCCCAGCGGTCTGCGTATGGTCGAAGTGTACAAACACCAGGTGGAAGACCTTGATGCAATAGTCGACATTATAAAAGTCCGTAACTACAAATTTATAATATTTATGGACGACCTCTCGTTTGAGAAGTTTGAAATAGAATATAAGTATCTGAAGTCGTTCATTGAGGGCGGACTTGAAAAACGTCCTAATAATGTCCTTATCTATGCGACATCGAACCGACGCCACCTGATGAGAGAGTCATGGTCCGACAGAGATGACAAATATGATGATATGCATGAATCCGAGACCATGCAGGAACGCATGTCGCTCGTAGACAGATTCGGCCTCATGATCCGCTACTTCTCGCCAGGGCAGGAAGAATACCTGAACATAGTGCGCATGCTTGCCAAAGAGTACAGTATTGATGCAGAGTGGGAAGATCTTGAGCATGGTGCCATACAGTGGGAGCTCAAACATGGAGGTTTTTCCGGGCGATCTGCGCGTCAATTTATAGAATTTCTCGCAGGGAAAAAGTAA